The genomic DNA ATAATCCCATCGTTGAACTCATGGTAAAGGTTGCCGGTATAGCCTGCGGTCGAGAAGATAACTGCGGGAACATTATGAATCACATTACAAGGATGGTGAACACCCAAATTTGCTCTCTTTGAGATAAGGTCCAATTCATCAATGGTATCCATTATACTTGTTTCCCATTTTCGGGTATACGGTTTGATCTTTTCATGTTGAAGTTCATCATGTTCCTCTTGTTCTCCATCATCAATCATACTCGAAACATAACTAATGAATCCATTGTTGCTTTTTGATGAATAAAGAAATACTGAAGAGGAGGGAGAGTGTGTTCTTACGTCACCCTTCATAAAACATATATCTGAACGAAAATGGCTTCTGTCACAGCAGATTCTACCTGTATTTCGTCCAAATGAGAAAAGTTTCAAAATAACATTTGTGGATTCTGAGAAAAGGATATCGTTGCTTTAAAAATGGACCCATTAATAATCAagagattaaagaaaaataaatcaattaaagGGAACCAGATTCGACTGTTTGATTAAAATCCAAGAAGATGCAAAAATCAAGCACAAAAAATGAAAGAAACACAACTAACCATTAGGTATGGAGGAACAGAGTGGAGCATTTACATCAATATTACCAACGAAGCCTTCATTTTGAACACCGAAAGAACCTGCAAAAACCATGGAGGTGAAATAAAAAAACGCAGAAACAGAGTAAAAATAAGAAAAACCCAGTAAAGAGAGGAGCAGCTTACAGAGATGAGACAAATAAGAAGAAGCGCTAAACAAGTGAGGAGCCAATATGAAGGTACAAGagagaagagaaagaaagagaacGGATAAAAGATTAGGCCTTCTTCTCCTGTAATAAAGAAAAACAAGTGTCCCGGCCTCTTCATCTCCACCCTTTTTTAACAGATTATAACGATGATGATGCACCATTTCTCCCaatatttctttctttctcttagAAAAGCGTACTTTATGTATATGCTTTTGTGCAATCAGCGTTTCTGTGCTGGGCTTAACCTTGTAGCGTGTAGTGATACTCAACCCAAAAACAGAAAGAGAGATACAGGGAAAAAGGAGCTTGCTTGGTATAATGAGTGCGGTTGGCTAGTTCAGAACAAAACCCCGTTTCAAGAAAGATTTAGGAAGAGAGAGGCACACATGTGTATCTGTGCGCTTCTGCTTtggggaatatatatatattccctaGAAAATGGCCGAAAAGGAACGGAAGTTGTAGTGTGTAAGAAGAACAGAATCATAGAAGTAAGAGAAATATTTGGATGATGTGTTCAGTCACATTTACAAGGCATGAAAGCTTTGTTGACTTTGAATGCGTAATTGCTTAGGGTACGGTCATTTCATACTTTCATCTTTTGACTTGATAATATAAAGGTTAAACTACAAAAATTATCATTTATGTAAAACATTGTTTTAATCATCAACCTTAAAATATTACTACATAAtccatttattatattattttcactTAATCAAGAGTGTAACGTTAAGTTTATGTCACCGTTagcaatatatttttaaaattttttaaaacactaaatataaaattttttctTCTCCATTTTCTTCCATTCGAAACCCTAGTCGTCATTGCTAACTCTACCATCTCCGACGTTGAACCGCCATTCAGAAACATCTAAACAAATGCCTAGAGTCCCTTTTATGACTTCCACTCTACTCACCATCACTCATCACCATCTCAAGACCTCACAGATCACTGACCTTCCATATCAGCCATCACTCATCATTGTCACACTCACCTACACCAACTATTAGAAGCCTAAACCTATACCGATAAACCCCCACAACtcactatgtatatatatatataagaacccATCTTTCCTTAGCTTGTCAATTTTTTTAAGATTTGAAGCTCCAATCAAGGATCCTAACGGTAGAAGCATTGGTCTTGGTGGAGAGAAGTTTTTTTCGGAGTCTCTGTCTGATCTAATGACCAATAGCGGCGGTCAAGGTTGAGAAAGGTTCGAAGTTagttttattttcataatttttcggTTGGCTTCTTGGAAATCAAAACTGATAGAAGGAGAAGGGAAAATAGCAATGGTTTGGTGAGTTCTGATCAGAAATTGGAGGTTGATGGTTTTTTACAGTGGTAAAGTCAGAGAGGCTAAGACTAGGGCTAAgggagaagaagagaaaaaatgaaagggagaaaaaaataaaaaggaaaaaaacacatgaaaagaaaaaagaaaaaaaaaacactgtTACAGTACATTAGCTTGTGGTTAGTGGTTACACCCTTAACGAGAGTTAATGGTTGAGTGGAGATAACATAATAAAACACTAGCTTTGTGCAACACGAATTGGAGAATTTGTACGAGGCTAGGGAGTGCTCTAAAGACCTATTTAGAAAGTGTCCCTATCATGGTTTCCCAGATTTGTTACAAATACAAATGTTTTATAATAAGTTAACTAACGAACTCACATTCTAATTTTCATATTCAACCCGATCGCTATATTCGAGTTACAAGATATTATATTCATTATTGAAGTAACTATAATCACAACTTCGATTGATTCAATATTTTATCTCAACTAATAAATTCATTACATCATTATAACATATCATATATTTTTATACGAgttttatatgaatttatgaaAGCTCTTTCATAACCCGAAATCATTTAAAGATTAAACTGTAAAGTTTCTAAATTTTACCAAGCTAGAGTCGCGACCATAAAGGTCTTACGTCGCGACATCACTGGCAAGGGCTTGGTGTTGCAACTTTGATATTGCAATGTAACAAATTCAATGACAGTGAATTAACGTTGCGACGTTGGAAGACAGATATCGTGATATCAATAGGAATGTGTTGCGACTCTAAAGACAGACCTTAAACATTTATTCAACCTCTCAAACTTTACGTATCAATGATGAATGAATCCAATATACAACTCAAACCAACATAGGAAGTtcatcatttacacatataagtTGTTAAATCAACAAATGATGAAAATGGTACGAGAGATGCAATCCCACGTGAGTACCGCACTTTTCCAAGGATGGAACCCCAATTTTAGGAGCCATGGATAAAGAAAAGATAAAATATGGAAACTTCATTGCTGTCAATTCTTATGTAGCTTTTTGAGGATGGGTTTGTTTTAGGTTTAAATATTAATTCAGcccttaaatttattattttctctggtacttataatttttttttaaattagtacctaaatttttattaattttggtacttaaatttttatttcGTAATTTTAGTTCGCGGCACTTTCAACAGTAACACATGACAATGATGACATCataattcaaattttttaaaaattaaaaatctaaaattataataatatataaataaaattagattttttaaaaattaaaaattgtattaaacaaaattaaatgaaacaaaatattgttttatattaattttaattacaaaaattaaattaaattaaaaataaaataaaaatatgttttccATGGCTATTAGTCAATTACTTTGATAGGTTACCTGCCTTATTAATTTTCTAATATTGATTATCAAGGAGAGCAAGCATATAAAGCATCAAAGATCGTCCCTGTTTGATGTTATTGTGACTTCTAGCTCCTTAAGTGCTTGAGGCGGTGACGGCCATGGAATACAAATTGATCCTTCTCTAGTGATTTGTAGTGAGATTTACGAGAGTACCAAGGAAGAAGAAGACATGGTTGATGCGAGATTTTCAAGTTTAGGTTTGAATGGGGCATGTGAGTTCAGGGGTTTTATGATTCTATAAATGGGTTTGGTTATGTGTTGGGGTTGTCCAATGGAAATAAGGATAATGAGTTTTAGAATCAAGAGGAATCATTTTGAAGAAAAACTAAATAAATTtcgaaaaaattaaagaaattttcatgaagaaaaatTGGGTTATGTTGAGGTTGTAAAATGAGAGGTCATGTGAATCAATCAACCTCCTTCAACACGTTTCCAATGGCAATTACGGTTCCCAATTTACTTAACCAAACCTCTCTACATTCCTCACTGCCGatgggattttttttttcttttttaaaacatGAAAGCTTTGCTCAATCTCAAATGTCAACAACAAAATTTGAATGCTGATTAGTTGTTGTCAAAGTGAGGGAAAATACATCATAAAAACAAATCATTTCAAAAGTTTCATTTTAATTCCTCTCATTTTTCAACTCTATCAACCAAtgaatgaaaatatttatttcttcTTGAAAATTTTCAATCCTTCCTACCAAGCAAACCTAATAAGACAATTTTATATCCCTAATACAGAGAAAAGGTTGAAACGAGTTTAGAAAAGTCAAGAACCCTATCAAATACAAATAAATAGCAAACCAAAGCTTTGTTATTATTCTTTGCTTATTTGAGGGTTTCTTCTTGGTTGGGAGAATTGGAAAACATAGCAACTATAGTCTATAGAGCTATTCGAACGCAACGCAGACACCCACACTCGTTTCCTCAGAGATATGTAATAAAAGCTGCTCATTCAATGCGATATTGTCACATGCCATGTCGGCTCCCCAACCCCCATTATTGTCACTATCAGTTGAAGGTTTTCAACAAATATTCATGAGACCAAAATACCAGTTGGTGCCAACAAACCGTACCTTGATACGAcctcaagagaaagttgtaggcCAAAACAAGTTGAAGTCTGATCTACTAACCTAGTAACTCCAAAAAGTCTCATTCATCAGTGTAAGCATTCATTTTGCCTTCAGAAAACCTTAGCCTGGTAATCAAAATATTCACAAAGTTAATAACAGGAATATATTCCAAGACATTGTCCAAAACAACATATTGCTATCAAAGTTCAGAAGCATACAAGAATTTTGCCCCCCATTTGCAGGGACTTTCTAGTCTTCATAGATGGTAACATATCAGCAGATTGGGAAATGAATGCTAGTTATCCATTCCAGTGAATTATTAACATACAATACCTACATACCAGTGACATTAAATTCaggtttcttttatttcttatatgaGCAAGAGCAAGTTTCAGTATAAATCGATGTTGGTCATTTATCCAGTTAGAACTTACAAGATTTGAGCAAGCATTAAGGATGGCTTCCAAAAATTTATATCTATAAGCATGTTGCCATCCCTGGTCGACGTAGTATTTAATGAGCAGTTGCCTCCTAGTACAAGAACTTATGCACTAGTGTAAACATACATTGTTAGTGAATCAACAACATAAAAATACAAGTTACCATCATCTCAACAAAAATTCAAATGAATAATCATCTGGCTAGTATAAGTAGAGTTTATCATCATTCAATATCAGCCACAATGAACCAGCTATGAGCTATCCAAAGCGAGCTTCATTGGATAATACAAGCAAGATCCCTAagaaattaataaattttgacTACATTAATACATCCCTTTTTATCCCTAGATGTTGCTAAAAAATCTAAGCAAAAGAATCATATTTTGAATAAAAAACAGAAAATAtgtgaaatataataaaaactccaacataaataaaaataaataaaattagaagTAGCAAACTCAAAAATCTGAATCAAAATTCAAAGAAACTTAATAAGAAAAGAAATCAACTGACCAAGCTGATCATTGTCCTCTTCTTTATGCTTGCTCTTCTTCAGCATCTTGGGCCTAGGTTTCAGAGGCTTCAAAAACCCAGCTTGCAATCTCACCATCTCCCTCAAGACCCCAATCAAAACTCCTTGAACCTCATCTCCATTAGGCTCAATGACTCCCAAGCACCTAGCAACAGCTTCCAGAGTACTAACACATCCACCAAAGGGCTCTTTCCTTAAAACCAATTCATTATCATAGATACTCCCACCCGTCACATTCTCATCCACTCCGTCCAAACAAACCCTTAAAGCGCGACCCTTCAAAACCCCTTCACTGGCACTCACCATCTCCTTGGCATGTTTCCACGTGGCATCGAAAACAATTAAGAGGAGAGGAGTAGTTTCGTAATTGAGGAGGTTAGAGGATTTGAGTTGGGATAGAGTGACGGCGGATGCGTTAGGGGAAGGAGGGAAGAGGTAGATGGCGGGTGGGGATTGGTTAGGGAGGTGGTGAGGGAGGAGGCGGCGGGAAGAGATGGTGGTGGCATTGAGGAGGGTTTTGGAGATAAGTGGGGTTGTGTTGAGCTTGTGCCGGGACTCGTGAGGGTGGCGGATGATGAGGATTTTGGTTTTGGTTGGGAGTGGGGTGGCGGGGAGGGCGTAGCAGAGGCAGACTGGAAGTGGCCGGTCACAATGAGAGCATAGTTGGCGGCGTTGCGGCGGTGACGATGGTGGAGATTTGAAGGGGGTGGGGTGTTCAGGTTCTTCCATGAGCGGGCCGTGGAGTTGCTGAATTCGGGAAGGCTTTCCTTCCCTGTCCTGAGAAGTATAGTATGTTTCTGCGGGCCGGGGGAGCCGGCTGAGGCTCTATCGTGGGAGCAGCCTAATGGAAAGGCTGTTTACACTGAATGCTTGGACTGGGTTTTGTTAGCCCATATGGGTTGAATCTTTGATACAAATTTTATTAATTCGGCTCCACTCATTCTTCAATtcctattaaatattatttaaaggtATTCTCATTTTGtcaatttcactttttttttaatgCTATTTTCATcctcaacttttaaaatttaattaagttgTTTGCTTTTGGATggaaaaataaactaaattgttaaaatattttcCGAAATTGACATGGTCACTAACATGACAGTTCAAGTATATTTCatacaaattaataaaaatattttaaaaataaataaatttcaaaatttcataaaaacTTTTAGAAAATTTATCTATGTTAACAATGAAGTATATGTAAAATGCTACATGAGTTGTCATgtaaatatcattaaaattttaacatttcaattaGTTTTTCTGTCAACAAACAAGCAttttgactaaattttaaagattgTTGAGCCCAAAAAAAGAATAAGGGCCAAAATGACAAAATGAGTAcacattaaggactaaatttatctTTATACCTTATTTAAACAATGAAATGAGTCAAGTAAATATTAActtagtttttattattatagttCCAATAGTTTGGAGGTTATAAGATCGCATAAACTTAAGGTCATGAGTGTAGGTTGGTTATCACCCACCTTTTTCTCTCTCCGACcaacctttttttctttcttctccttATTCAATCCATGTGTCTTTTATCTTTTTAGTTTGTAGATTTATTTTGTGGGTATTTTTATGGTCTTCACAAGTTGTGATGGACAAATGATAGTGTCTGTCATCGCTGAAATTCCACCGGCCACCAACAGTTTCTTTTGAAAAATTGGAGGCTAGGGTTtctgaataataaatgatttcacgaGTCGGTTTAGACTCGTGTTgtcttaaattttatatatattttttgtttgttttttattatttaataagtcTTCACTTTTAGAAGTTTTTTGCGCGTTCTTGTAGTACATTTTTTTACTATTGCTTATGCAAGTGATTTTAGGAGTGATTTTGTCACGGTCCTTTCCAATTTGGTGGATGTTGGTTCTTTTCTCGATTTTTGGCCATCGCCTTGGACCATCCGAGATTGATTTCCTTATTGTATTAAGTACTTGTAATCACTTCAGATATGTTGTGCTTGAATTGTGACAGAGCCAATTGTCAACTTGCCATAATATTTTATTGATGATGAGACAGAGCCTTTGTCATGTTGATGGAACTTGTCTTTCACAACCTACAACAGGTGTTTGTTATCTCCATCTGAATTGTATGGTCTCATTCATAGAATGAATTAATGAACTTCCCTTTAAAAAAAGGATcaatgatttaatttttatactttaaatTGACCGAGATTTGTTTAGTTTttgaaaatcataaaatttaattattatattttgttcaatTCTAAATAATTAGGTTATATGATCTCCTACTTTAGCTTCACATCGAATTCATCATTTCACTCAATTAAATTAATAtccaaaatgaccaaattaactCTAGATCAATCTAATCATTAAATGAGAAAACAATTGTTACTCATATGAGCAAATTTAGTAAACAATTTATCCTTGTTCAATCATTTATTGTTCTTTACAAttgttcgtattaaatgctactAGAGCGATTGATTGAACATACATAGATAGGTTTGGAATAACATGTACTACtcatttataaattaaattcttATCCAGTCATGGAGTCAATCCACCAAAAATATCATGATTGAAGTCCCCAttatataccattacgaaagctacttATGGAAAGCTTTAGTCCAATGACCTCATCATATGTAGATATCCATGATCACTTTAGGTTAGATTCACTCACTTGATTCAATCCATTTTATCTCATGATAGCAATTGTATCTTCCGCAATGGAAATGGTCATTACTTGTGCTAGTAATGTTAAAATCATTTGTCCAAAGCAAATACCATTGACCATgttctattttcataatttataaaatgccaatgagaggataccaTTTACTCTTTTATAGAGCTATGATTCCATTATTGTAAGTGAAATCATATCATGCATAAGTTACATACCTAACATGCCAATTTTTGGATCACTACCGTAGGTTTTCAATATATCTAAGCACATGAGTCAACGTGGATGGTTGTTCACTTCCATAAACATCActagtgaataaatccataatctTATCTAGGATAAACTTAACTTGTGTCTTGTCCAATGTATTGTTAGTCTAGACAATCACATTGATGTCTTTATTTTTTAGAGTCAATCTAGCTTTGATAGCTAATACAAGATATCTTTCCAATT from Gossypium arboreum isolate Shixiya-1 chromosome 9, ASM2569848v2, whole genome shotgun sequence includes the following:
- the LOC108456645 gene encoding uncharacterized protein LOC108456645, which produces MEEPEHPTPFKSPPSSPPQRRQLCSHCDRPLPVCLCYALPATPLPTKTKILIIRHPHESRHKLNTTPLISKTLLNATTISSRRLLPHHLPNQSPPAIYLFPPSPNASAVTLSQLKSSNLLNYETTPLLLIVFDATWKHAKEMVSASEGVLKGRALRVCLDGVDENVTGGSIYDNELVLRKEPFGGCVSTLEAVARCLGVIEPNGDEVQGVLIGVLREMVRLQAGFLKPLKPRPKMLKKSKHKEEDNDQLG